In one Cupriavidus taiwanensis genomic region, the following are encoded:
- a CDS encoding RNA-binding protein: MKVLVRGLKAGLDPAALRKALARYAKIRSVELVEAGDPRHPWAWVDIDASPLAVWKLVARLDRRYIAGCHLHWHVPAYRAR; the protein is encoded by the coding sequence ATGAAGGTTTTGGTACGCGGTCTCAAGGCCGGGCTGGACCCGGCGGCGCTGCGCAAGGCGCTGGCACGGTATGCGAAGATCCGTTCGGTGGAGCTGGTCGAGGCAGGCGACCCCAGGCATCCCTGGGCCTGGGTCGATATCGATGCCAGCCCGCTGGCGGTATGGAAGCTGGTGGCGCGGCTGGACCGGCGCTATATCGCCGGCTGCCACCTGCACTGGCATGTGCCGGCGTACCGCGCGCGCTGA
- a CDS encoding tyrosine-protein phosphatase — protein sequence MLKWLQRAACPHALAAMPPTPAATGAAPDLQDLVFERISNARDLGGLVGAEGRRVRCGRLYRSGNPALASAADLQRLQALGLDMVVDFRSPGEKSPGEAAFGQRFRWQAVPVLEGSMAMDVLMPRLRASTPAQMDAFMLEVYRDFPVRYRAAFGGFMQTVQGGQTLLFHCTAGKDRTGFAALLLLAALGVGQDDILANYLESNQRNAQFNAAALAQMAGLGIDAAVMMPLLEVRASYLDASMQAIDAGWGSVGNYLRDALQVDVAQLRAHYLAG from the coding sequence ATGCTCAAGTGGCTTCAACGCGCGGCCTGTCCGCATGCCCTCGCGGCCATGCCGCCAACCCCGGCGGCGACCGGCGCCGCGCCGGACCTGCAAGACCTGGTGTTCGAGCGCATCAGCAACGCGCGCGACCTGGGCGGACTGGTGGGCGCGGAAGGGCGCCGCGTGCGCTGCGGCCGCCTCTACCGCAGCGGCAATCCGGCGCTGGCAAGCGCCGCCGACCTGCAGCGGCTGCAGGCGCTCGGCCTCGACATGGTGGTGGATTTCCGCTCGCCCGGCGAGAAGTCGCCGGGCGAAGCGGCCTTCGGCCAGCGCTTCCGCTGGCAGGCGGTGCCGGTGCTGGAAGGCAGCATGGCGATGGATGTGCTGATGCCGCGCCTGCGCGCCAGCACGCCGGCGCAGATGGATGCCTTCATGCTCGAGGTGTACCGCGATTTCCCGGTGCGCTACCGCGCCGCCTTCGGTGGCTTCATGCAGACCGTGCAGGGCGGCCAGACCCTGCTGTTCCACTGCACCGCGGGCAAGGACCGCACCGGCTTTGCCGCGCTGCTGTTGCTGGCCGCGCTGGGCGTCGGCCAGGACGACATCCTGGCCAACTACCTGGAATCGAACCAGCGCAACGCGCAGTTCAATGCGGCCGCGCTGGCGCAGATGGCCGGGCTTGGCATCGATGCCGCGGTGATGATGCCGCTGCTGGAAGTCCGCGCCAGCTATCTCGACGCGTCGATGCAGGCCATCGACGCGGGCTGGGGCAGCGTCGGCAACTACCTGCGCGATGCGCTGCAGGTCGATGTCGCGCAGCTGCGCGCGCACTACCTGGCCGGCTGA
- a CDS encoding TOBE domain-containing protein yields MLELQGAIWFRSGSQDWGGKDRIALLAAIGEHGSITAAARAVGISYKAAWDAIDAMNNSAGEALVVRAAGGKGGGGTRLTARGEQLIRTYRALEDEHRRFVAQLSRLGEGVADDIHLMRRMMIKTSARNKLFGRVASVKGGAVNDEVVLELAGGQRIVATITHESVETLELAEGVEAFALIKASSVLVGLPEPGMRLSARNQLAGVVARVMPGAVNAEVVIELDGGGTVAAIVTNGSVEALGLQAGVAAVAVFKASSVILGVVG; encoded by the coding sequence ATGCTTGAACTCCAGGGAGCCATCTGGTTCCGCTCCGGCTCGCAGGACTGGGGCGGCAAGGACCGCATCGCGCTGCTCGCCGCCATCGGCGAGCACGGCTCGATCACGGCCGCCGCGCGCGCCGTCGGCATCAGCTACAAGGCGGCGTGGGACGCCATCGATGCGATGAACAACAGTGCCGGCGAGGCGCTGGTGGTGCGCGCCGCCGGCGGCAAGGGCGGCGGCGGCACGCGCCTCACCGCGCGCGGCGAACAGCTGATCCGCACCTATCGCGCGCTCGAAGACGAGCACCGGCGCTTTGTCGCGCAGCTGTCGCGGCTGGGCGAGGGCGTGGCCGACGATATCCACCTGATGAGGCGAATGATGATCAAGACCAGTGCGCGCAACAAGCTGTTCGGACGAGTGGCCAGCGTCAAGGGCGGCGCGGTCAACGACGAGGTGGTGCTGGAGCTGGCCGGCGGGCAGCGCATCGTCGCCACCATCACGCACGAGAGTGTCGAGACGCTGGAACTGGCCGAGGGCGTGGAGGCGTTTGCGCTGATCAAGGCGTCGTCGGTGCTGGTGGGGCTGCCGGAACCGGGCATGCGGCTGTCGGCGCGCAACCAGCTGGCGGGCGTGGTGGCGCGCGTGATGCCCGGCGCGGTGAACGCCGAGGTGGTGATCGAACTCGACGGCGGCGGCACGGTGGCGGCCATCGTCACCAACGGCAGCGTCGAGGCGCTGGGGCTGCAGGCCGGCGTGGCCGCGGTGGCGGTGTTCAAGGCCTCGAGCGTGATCCTCGGCGTGGTGGGGTAG
- a CDS encoding LysE/ArgO family amino acid transporter — protein MHAALAGFSLGLSLILAIGSQNAFVLRQGLRREHVFWVCLVCALSDALLILLGVSGFAVMIRTLPWLGAAMRYGGAAFLVWYGARSFIVAWRSNAVLDPSDAASRPLAQTLAVCLAFTWLNPHVYLDTVMLIGSVSTQFAGNTREFAAGAMTASFLFFFALGYGAALLRPVFARPRAWQVLEVVIGITMWVIAARLLMG, from the coding sequence ATGCACGCCGCGCTGGCTGGCTTTTCCCTCGGTCTCTCCCTGATTCTTGCCATCGGTTCCCAGAATGCTTTCGTGCTGCGGCAAGGCCTGCGGCGGGAGCATGTGTTCTGGGTCTGCCTGGTGTGCGCGCTGTCGGACGCGCTGCTGATCCTGCTGGGCGTGTCCGGCTTCGCCGTGATGATCCGCACGCTGCCGTGGCTGGGCGCGGCGATGCGCTATGGCGGCGCGGCCTTCCTGGTCTGGTATGGCGCGCGCAGCTTCATCGTGGCGTGGCGCTCGAACGCGGTGCTGGACCCGAGCGATGCCGCATCGCGGCCGCTGGCGCAGACGCTGGCCGTATGCCTGGCCTTCACCTGGCTGAATCCGCATGTGTACCTCGACACGGTGATGCTGATCGGTTCGGTGTCGACCCAGTTCGCGGGCAACACGCGTGAATTCGCCGCGGGTGCCATGACCGCGTCGTTCCTGTTCTTTTTTGCGCTGGGCTATGGCGCGGCGCTGCTGCGGCCGGTGTTTGCGCGGCCGCGGGCGTGGCAGGTGCTGGAGGTGGTGATCGGCATCACCATGTGGGTGATTGCCGCGCGTTTGCTGATGGGTTGA
- a CDS encoding class IV adenylate cyclase, protein MPRNVEIKARIDSVEALLPRAAALADHGPEYIRQDDTFFRCANGRLKLREFAPDHGELIFYARADQAGPKESFYILSPTPSPGTLRAALAAAHGEGGRVRKLRTLYLAGRTRVHLDRVEALGDFLELEVVLADAESVADGVAEAHALLARLGVPASALIEGAYVDLLRAAQATRAGTGA, encoded by the coding sequence ATGCCGAGGAACGTCGAGATCAAGGCCCGCATCGACAGCGTCGAGGCGCTGTTGCCGCGCGCCGCCGCGCTGGCCGACCACGGCCCGGAGTACATCCGCCAGGACGATACCTTCTTCCGCTGCGCCAACGGGCGGCTCAAGCTGCGCGAGTTCGCGCCGGACCACGGCGAACTGATCTTCTATGCGCGCGCCGACCAGGCCGGCCCGAAAGAGAGCTTCTACATCCTGTCGCCGACGCCGTCGCCCGGCACCCTGCGCGCCGCGCTGGCCGCCGCGCACGGCGAGGGCGGGCGGGTGCGCAAGCTGCGCACGCTGTACCTGGCCGGACGCACGCGCGTGCACCTGGACCGGGTCGAGGCGCTCGGCGATTTCCTCGAGCTGGAAGTGGTGCTGGCCGACGCGGAAAGCGTGGCGGACGGGGTCGCCGAGGCCCACGCCTTGCTGGCCCGCCTGGGCGTTCCCGCGTCGGCCCTGATCGAAGGCGCGTATGTCGACCTGCTGCGCGCGGCTCAGGCCACGCGCGCCGGCACCGGCGCGTAG
- a CDS encoding ATP-binding cassette domain-containing protein produces the protein MSMHVSIRKQMVSADRHFALDIDFDSASRRIALFGPSGAGKSLTLRAIAGLLAPDSGRIVLNGRTLFDADAGIDVRPQQRRVAYLFQEYALFPHLTVGQNIAFGLARGWRNPRRGAVPAQAQRWIDAFGLADITGNYPAEISGGQKQRVALARALVAQPDIVLLDEPFSALDPALRARMRAELRTLQASLDVPMLVISHDPADVEALGDHVLEIREGRIFGSGTSRHHPPVYAPVPARVA, from the coding sequence ATGAGCATGCACGTCAGCATCCGCAAGCAGATGGTCTCGGCCGACCGCCACTTCGCGCTGGATATCGACTTCGACTCGGCCAGCCGGCGCATTGCGCTGTTCGGCCCCTCGGGCGCCGGCAAGAGCCTGACGCTGCGCGCCATCGCCGGGCTGCTGGCGCCGGACAGCGGCCGCATCGTGCTGAACGGGCGCACCCTGTTCGACGCCGACGCCGGCATCGACGTGCGTCCCCAGCAGCGCCGCGTGGCCTACCTGTTCCAGGAATATGCGCTGTTCCCGCACCTGACCGTGGGCCAGAACATCGCCTTCGGCCTTGCGCGCGGCTGGCGCAATCCGCGCCGCGGCGCGGTGCCCGCGCAGGCGCAACGCTGGATCGATGCCTTCGGCCTGGCCGACATCACCGGCAACTATCCGGCCGAGATCTCCGGCGGCCAGAAGCAGCGCGTGGCACTGGCGCGCGCGCTGGTGGCGCAGCCCGACATCGTCCTGCTCGATGAACCGTTTTCGGCGCTGGACCCCGCGCTGCGCGCGCGCATGCGGGCGGAGCTGCGCACCCTGCAGGCCAGCCTCGACGTGCCGATGCTGGTGATCTCGCACGATCCCGCCGATGTCGAGGCGCTGGGCGACCACGTGCTGGAAATCCGCGAAGGCCGCATCTTCGGCAGCGGCACCAGCCGCCACCACCCGCCGGTCTACGCGCCGGTGCCGGCGCGCGTGGCCTGA